The Leptotrichia sp. OH3620_COT-345 region TTTAATATTCAAATTTTCAAATATAAAGAATACTAAAAATATCCTTTTTGTTTTATAACGAATGAAATACTTTTAAATATTTTTAAAATTTTGAATTGAATATTTTTTGATCAAAAGCTCTTTTTATAAAATCCTATTAATTTTATTTACTTAATTTTTTATATGCCCTTATTTTATTAGGCAGTGAAAATAATTTTATAAATCCTTCTGCATCTTTATGATTGTACAGTTCACTTGCACCGAAAGAAGATATTGTTTCATCATAAAGTGCATTTTCAGTTATTCTTGAAGCAATTTTTATATTCCCTTTATATAATTTAAGCTTTACTGTCCCTGAAACATTTTTTTCTACTGAATCTACAAAAGCATCCATAGCTTCTCTTAAAGGAGTAAACCACTGTCCTGAGTATGTAATATCTGCATATTTTCGACCAATTATCTTTTTCATTTCATAAGTATCCTTATCAAATACTACACTTTCCAGATCACTTAATGCTTCTATAAGCAAAGTACCTCCCGGCGTTTCATATATCCCTCTTGATTTCATTCCTACAAGTCTGTTTTCAACTATATCTATAACTCCTACACCGTTTTCTCCTGCTATTTTATTAAGCTTTTTTAATAACTCCACAGAAGAAAGACTTTCTCCGTTGACTTTCACGGGCCATCCTTCTTCAAAAGTAATGGTTACATAAGTAGGCTCATCTTTTGCTTTTTCAGGAGGTGTCACCATCATATAAACAATTTCTTCATTATGCTCATTTTCAAGTTGCTCTATATCTCCGCCTTCGTGAGAAATATGCCATAAATTCTGGTCTCTTGAATATATTTTTTCTTTCGTTACTGTTAACTTTATGTCAAATCTCTGTGCATAATCTATGGCACTTTCTCTTGAAGAAATATCCCACATTCTCCATGGTGCTATTATTTCTATTGTAGGATCCAATGAAAAGACTCCGGTTTCAAACCTTACTTGATCATTTCCTTTTCCTGTACAGCCATGACATATATATTTTGCATTTTCCTTATGGGCAATATCTACAAGTACTTCTGCTATCAACGGTCTTGCAAATGATGTACCCAATAAATATTTATCTTCATATACCGCTCCGGCTCTTAATGCCCTGAACGCATAGTTCCTTACAAATTCTTCCTTCTTATCTTCAATATAAATTTTTGAAGCTCCGGATTCAATAGCTTTTTTTCTTATTTCTTCCATATTCTCATCCTGCCCTACATCAACACAACATGCAATCACTTCAAAATCATAGTTCTCTTTTAACCATGGAATTATTATGGAAGTGTCCAGTCCACCTGAATAAGCCAAAATAACCTTGTCTTTCATTTTCTCCTCCTTTGTTTTTTGATTATTTTTTTAATTT contains the following coding sequences:
- a CDS encoding argininosuccinate synthase codes for the protein MKDKVILAYSGGLDTSIIIPWLKENYDFEVIACCVDVGQDENMEEIRKKAIESGASKIYIEDKKEEFVRNYAFRALRAGAVYEDKYLLGTSFARPLIAEVLVDIAHKENAKYICHGCTGKGNDQVRFETGVFSLDPTIEIIAPWRMWDISSRESAIDYAQRFDIKLTVTKEKIYSRDQNLWHISHEGGDIEQLENEHNEEIVYMMVTPPEKAKDEPTYVTITFEEGWPVKVNGESLSSVELLKKLNKIAGENGVGVIDIVENRLVGMKSRGIYETPGGTLLIEALSDLESVVFDKDTYEMKKIIGRKYADITYSGQWFTPLREAMDAFVDSVEKNVSGTVKLKLYKGNIKIASRITENALYDETISSFGASELYNHKDAEGFIKLFSLPNKIRAYKKLSK